The genomic window aaaaattcagattatttgtacacaaaatccatcctcctttctttcttcaAAAACAGATCAACTGCTCTGTTGGACAGATTATCTGTGCAGGTACCAGGGGTACTGGGGGTACTGGGGGTACTGGGTACTGGGGGTACCAGTTGTAGTTACTGCAGTGAAAGTgtcggacaaatccttttcctgctTGTGACACTCTTGCTAGCTTCAGAATTGTCCGATCTTTCTTAACGATGTCCagtttttctggaaaagtccgtcttgaaaatgactttgacagtaaatctgcctccagatccatttcttctccttcagccgttgtgtttggaccaaacagctgttaaaccaacacagCTGTATTTGTGTTCATGCAGctcactacagatgcagtttgctagctttggctcgtccgctctctgactatccaatcacagggtgtgaatGCGCTGATGTcaccgtacgcctgctagagggccctggtgtcaccaactcaaaatctgattggttgaaccTACAGTTTCATGGACACTTCTGTTTTGCTCGAGGGCCTCCAGGCAGAGTTCTGTGACtgtgaccctgcctggcaacaaatgatgaaatgtgattggttaaaagctttaatatgaaaatccaTGAGTGGAAGCAGCACGACCAGAGGAACAGCTGTGACAGGAAGCACACAAAGCATTTGGAATTATTTaagaagtattcatggacaaaacagaattaacatcagtctgtgattcagatattttttaggccagcagagaaggccttgaaGGCCCTGACGGACCACcactgatttatatatatatatatataattattattctgagaaaaaagtcagaattctgacttttttttcctcagaattctgactttaatcacagaattctgacttttttctcataataataataaaaaaaagtcacatactctacatttcataattttttttctgtttgttgaaaAACTTGAAAATGATGACTGTGATTCTTATTGTAAGAGGAATGATATTGAAAATAATACCCACAATATCCAATAAAAATCAAGATGAAATTTGAATATGTAAAATGAATAACATACGGTAGAAGATGAAGCTGGTGAATAAAATGAAGTTCCAAATCTAATCTACAGACGTCTAACCCGTCTGTAGGTGTCCATGGTCCCCATGGCTGGTGAGTGCACTGACATAACCCTGTGTGTCCGAACATGCTCCCATGGATGGGACGTCAGAGTGCAGCTGTTACTGACTGATGAAGTAAAACTCCAAGGATTTGAATCTGCTCAGACCAAATCCAATATCAAAAATATCAACATGAAActccacatttggtccatttgcttatttccaaatttttaatttgtgtgtacaatcgacaaaatgaaaaacaactcgttttttttttttttgtacatgaaCAATGAAATAAcgtgtcatttttttccttttttttctggttGTGGATTGtcaattgaatatgaaatgaatgaatgacacagATGTCTGGATACCTGAGGCTCCTGCAGCTGCAGAACACCAAATCCAAACACACTCAAATCATGCGGTAATTAGTGATTTTCAGTCAAatgttaattttttcactcaGTCAGTTTTTGTATGTGGTTGGAACGTGCGTGGTGGAATTGTCAGGAAACAAACAACGATATTTCACAACATGACTTGACTGATAGAGGAAGGAAGGATTTCACAAAGGCCCAAAAATGCTGAATGTATAGTTTTCATGTCAGCATATCGTGAAGAAATCTGAGTGTGTCCTGTCCCTGAAATGTCATCTACATTTATACCTGATGGACGGGCTTTCATTTAATGTTGTTCTGTGAACCCTCCTCAGGCCCATGCATTCAGCTTCTATCAGATGTGACAGGTCTGTGGATCCCATGGATGGTTTTGAATGTGTGTTGGACCTGGACATGTggtctgtctgatgcagctgCTGCTCCCACATAAAGCCCACATGTTGCAGGACAGCAACTGAGAACATTTCAATCTTTTCTTGTAAGAAGAAGGAATCCTGGATTTTGGTGTTGAACAccgttttttacctccaccaaggaggttctggttttgctggcattggtttgtttgtctgtctgtgtgcaagataactccaaaagttatggatggatttggatgaaaatttcaggaaatgttgatactgacacaaggaagaaatgattaaattttggtggtgatgggggggggggggggggggggggggcactgatctgccttggtggaggtctgcactctccgagtgcttctagtttcatctgggtttgtctatttgtctgtttgtttatttatttgtctgtccgtctattgtttgtttgcttgtctgtttattttttgtttgtttgtctgtttgtctgtatatttgtttgtctgtttgtttgtttgtttgtttgcctgtctcTCTgttacaagataactcaaaaagttatggacagattttgatgacattttcatgaaatgttgataccagcacaaggaacaaatgattaaattttggtggtgatcgggggggggcggggggggggggcttatcttccttggcggaggtctgcgctctctgagtgcttttctacttgttctttattttatcatttaagACCTGCTCAATAACACCAACAGTAGAGTCTTCATACGTTAAagctgctggagactttcatgaccagtgtttcctcagatctgtccatcctcactcatatcctcagtttcatgaatctgttcgtctgtcattcctcagctgaatctcttcctcactctgaacagtttcttagttccatccaccacaaacaaaccatgtgtttacaaacagaaccaggagagaactgggcatctgaggaattttgtcacaacgtgcattgtgcgaaagggaggttcgtgcagccgcctgacagcgtaaagagaacataaatgagcctttaaacTGTCAGAGGACTCATGAATCCACCTGTATTTAAATATGATACATAACCTGTTAATGAACCtcagcttatttatttatttaaccaggaaaaaaatcccattgagattaagaaccactTTTACAAaagagtcctggccaagataggcaacagcaaatacaacacacacttAAAACATAACAGACACATTGGACAATAAATAGTAAATATAACATTTACGAGCAGATTAAAACATACACATTCATTTGTGTTGGATTAAATGGACTGTCAGATAGCCCAGCACTGAGGTCAACTCCTTAATGCTAATTAGAATCCTTCCACATTACAGACGGTTATCAAACAGATTCAAACAAACTGTATTTGTTGCATCTGTCACGCGGCATTTAACACAACAGGAACAGTTCAGTTTGATTTGTAGaaccctatatcacaacaaggttccCTCCCAGGGCGTGACAGAGTTagctggatatgaaaacaaacaacagtcaaataaacagtggatGAAGGAAATGCAGGCCTCAAACTCAGCAGAGAATTTATACGATGCACCTGATGCAGCCTTGTACAGGACCACAGGACCGTCCCAGGGTTAGGCCTCCACAAGGACACAATATATAAACAACAGCAGCTTCAGTGCAAGAAACCCTGTCATCGttccctaaccttaaccatctGAAccgacctcattatttacaggtacATCATGCATGAGGTGTGTCCTGAAGCCACCGTGTGTCTAGAACTAGACCTACTTGCATCTTCTTGGTGGGCGAGTCCATTGTTGAGTGCATTTGTTGAAATACATGGAACCGGTACAGTTACTTCAAAAAGGTACAaagaggctacgttcagactgcagggaaATGTGGAccacatttgttttgtttctttttgcccCATTTGTGACCTgcatccaatctgttaaagacagtttgaacagcactaatctgacccagaccactgtcatatgtggtcctacatctgacccagaccactttcatatgtggtcctacatctgacccagaccactgtcatatgtggtcctacatctgacccagaccactgtcatatgtggtcctacatctgacccagaccactttcatatgtggtcctacatctgacccagaccactgtcatatgtggtcctaaatctgacccagaccactttcatatgtggtcctaaatctgacccagaccactgtcatatgtggtcctaaatctgacccagaccactttcatatgtggtcctaaatctgacccagaccactgtcatatgtggtcctaaatctgacccagaccactgtcatatgtggtcctaaatccaatatgtatctgatattttgcaatgcgacttcagtctgaacgtccaggtcgcatttttCCGACCTTTGCGTCGTTGGAATGCTCTGTCCCAGTCCTGTGCTGCTGGGTCACTTCACTTCCAGACCCTTCCTCCAtcctgcctccagtgtcactcccactggtgtatgaatgcgtatgaatgttcggctgtggatacagatgtagttaaccaccaccagagggagaatgtgagcatgaacgaataatggatcaaaaatgtaaagcgctttgagtgccttgaaaagcgctagaGAAATCtaacccatcatcatcatcatctcacaCAACAAATATTGGATTCCAGCAAAAAATCGgagttgtgcattaagacctgctgtctgaacgtagccaaagatggggggggggggctccaaaTTTACAAAATGTTGACTGTTTTGTTGCAGATTAATGCTGCGTTCCACACcgttttttgagcctgtaagtcaggACTTCAaatgactcacgactttgtaacgtttcAGGCAactcacgccaaactgcctgagcgcaaggaattgtgggagttggatgtaaacaaaccagcatggtggaccatactttatgctcatttatagtcatttctatcccagacgtgtttgttctttgcttatttgagggaaacagaggaggaaaaatggtgcataaggacagagaagctgttctacctttgatgttctttgtttatttggattcaaatttggtattaatttattctgtcactcattggactgaaaactagctaacactagaacagctgctgattatgcagaacatttacagagaaataatgtcggagcaataccttgttttaataaacaatctgcatgaacaccacatccatgggggggcgccattgctactcagtcagaactcagaactgggagaacatggatctagtaggAGTTCaggtggaagtcacaggtttgactgaacattccagtgcatttacaccagtagatcaGTGGGGATTTCTgtccgactgcagtggaagctcagcttcccctgaaattatgaaaattaaatgctcaaatctgttcagttgttttcatttcattgactccaaatgtgttggaacacgttcatctctcagaccagttggttcagaatcagtttgatcccagatcagtggactggatgttgttcacttctcctccattcccgtgtctgtgttttctcctccatctctgctcagtgcatttgtccgtagacgctcagcgtccatgcacttcaatgggactgagtggaactggtttaaactgactctaaactggacgctaattggataaatgacaccatgttgtccagcccccggacgccaggcgtctctgggggtgaatggagctgtgggcggagcttggccaggcCGGACACTGggattccacatgctgattggaggatcagtcgaaaggctgaatcctgtttgattgacagctgttttgagacatactccttcacttgaaAGAGTTCAGTTTAGACCTCCACccagacagatcccccccccgccgatcaccaccaaaatttaatcatttcttccttgtgccagtatcaacatttcctggaaatttcatgaaaatccgtccataactttttgagttatcttgctaacaaacaaacaaacaaacacacacacacacacacacacggaaacaCACAAAGCcaaatgatcacaatacctcctggtggagggaattacttgttcatttcttgcactgtaaataaaacacactcattgttcttccttgtttcaatttaacataatttcagcgttttcttgtttacttggtacgataaggtcactgagcattttcttaaaaaggaacggaggacgaatttatgttgaaataacttgactttttttttttttttttttttaatgtaagccaacaatgagcttcccctgtctgaaagacgagcagccgccactgacacAGAAGGTTAGAAAAACACCAGTTatgggtggactggaacgcagcatcaaACAAACCCTAGGCGTGAAAGCCTTAAAGTATCTTCAACTTGGTTCTTTGCACATCCAGGCTGTAGTGATGGTGGCGAACCCTGTAGAACACCCGTTCCAATACAGACTGCCTGGTACCAGGTGCAGTGTACCCGTTGGTGACACCCACACAGCTAAAGCCCAGGCTTTGGTAGAGCCTGTGGGCAGCTGAGTTGTACGCTGTGGTTCCCAGGACAACAGTGGAGTATCCACCAGTGACGGCGTATTCCAGAACTTTGCGTCCCAGCACCATCCCGACTCCACGTCTGCGACAGTTCTGATCCACAGACATCCTCTGCAGCTCCACAGTACCTGTTTGGGTTCGGTGACCGACTGCTGCGACAAGACCCACCACTTTACCCTCTAGTACTGCTACCCACAGGCACGAGTCTGAGGAAGACACCAAGGACATGAcaggagcaaggttattatcgttaacgaaaactaacgaagtgacgaaaactagaattgtaaaaacattttcattaactgaaataaataaaactagaattacaagaaaaaaaacataactgaaactgtattgtgtgtttacaaaactaactaaaatggataaaaattttggatcaaattcccttcgttttcgtctttgtcaatgtcggattgatacaaaagcgatttatttcactccagcaattttagctagcggcaccattcgacactttttgctccgtcacttgtgttcacttgtggtttccagtcgtcttctggtccccactctacctggaaacatggagactaaagcagcagagtcctgtctgggattgatttgaataggagcacagagaagaagagaaaagagacgactgaactaaaactaaactaaaattaaactaaaactaagcatttagacaaaaatgaaaactaataaaaactatcaaacctgctctaaaaatgaattaaaatgaactgaattagagaaaaaacagtcaaaactaaataaaactaaaccataatgaaaaatccaaaactattagaaccttggacagGAGACGTACCAGCACAGAAGACAAAGGCACATGATCAGTTTAAAACAGCCTTTTCATTtttgggttcttctctgaaactggtcctaaaaacaggacagaggggctaaaaatgcaaaccagatgtagacgaatgttatgaagcaggtttggaagcactttgggtctattttaaaaatatatatttactgagataGAAGGGAAGCTATTTTTAAgttataacacatttttatttttatttgacatactcatacaaaaatctgcatgtaacacagtgaaAAGGACACGACAATGAAATGaggcgctactatttttttccaatattttattttctcattCTGGCAATTAAAGTAAatattcattacctccaccaggaggtattgtgatcactttgctatgtgtgtttgcgtgtttgtttgtttgtttgttagcaggataagtcaaaaagttatggacagattttcatgaaattttcaggaaatgttgatactggcacaaggaagaaatgattcaattttggaggTGATCAGGGGGGAcacatctgtcttggcggaggtctgcgctctctgagtgcttttcttgtttattatgcatttattaattatgGGATTGTTCAGAGCAAGGGTATaatttttgttgcatttatctgaggtcatcaataGGTacgtcctggggggaaatatgtctacatttacctttcattattgggtctgaaaagatggaaaagtgacagataccaaaactagaaaagcactcagagagcacagacctccgccaaggcagatcagttgcacccccccgatcaccaccaaaatgtaatcatttgttccttgtgccagtatcaacatttcctgaaattttcatccaaatccgtccataactttttgagttatgttgcacatggacagacagacagacaaacaaacaaacctgcgccggcaaaaacagaacctccttggcggaggaaataaacccagtttcatggaaagacccaattacagtctcataatatGTCAACATAATGCTATCACTATGATAAAGGTTTACTTTttaatttaaatcttttttcaaCTTTTTACTAAATTACTTACAACTACACATTACATTGTGGACGATAAATACCTGGTGATTTCATGTAAAATCCTTCCACATCACCCATGTCTGTCTGCAGAGCACAGTCCAGATAAGCATGGATGACCCTCCTGCTGCAGAAGTAACGTGCACAGAGGACACTGACTGGGAGGAGTCCTATCACCCACCAACACTGGGTGATGACCAAACATCCAACTGCCAAAGGAAAGATAAGGAGACTAAGTAAAGACGGGGTTCGCCAACTGTTTATTGAGCTACTAAATATGAAGTAGAGTCACTGCTGACAGTGGCATCAAAGAAAAGAACTAACAGAACTATGTTTTGTGTGTAACagttctttacaaaaaaaaagaaaaaaacagcaaaactaatGGTATCTAAGAAGATAAGAATGGTTAAGATTTAAGAAATCAACTGGACtcactttgtttgtgtgtgtgtgtattagggatgtaacgatatgaacatttcatatcacagttattgtgaccaaaattatcacagttatcattattatcgcggtattattgaaattgtgctcaaagtgttgaaaaagtactaatacacacactgacagaatttaaccaagttgtattttgaaaccaagtttctgtgtcagaaacattcaaatattaacccttagtggtctgagtcttttttgtccgtttttcagtccatttgattttgtctttatatactatataaacaaatgttcactatacccatgtttgggatctgttttttcagcacaacttcatttatctcatatgtctattatttttttcactttaacctagtaTAAAAacttaaaaggacagaaaacacaaaaaaataaaatctgatttgaaaaatgtatataatttattgcataaataacacacagattcttaacgaactttttcaaagactttaaaagtgaatattggttccaaattttagatatagaaaattaaaattgtaataaattaaaactatattcaaatatttgacttaaagcagatctttacataggcgttttttttttccctaaaagtgcggtaatcaaacacggttatcatgataattagaatttaaacgctaatactaaccgctgtcaattttactgctgtttatcgttataccggtaatcgttacatccctcgtGTGTATATAGCCGTTttttacttgacttttttttaaacttgcattgtcttttttacttatgtgttttatatttatactttattcttGAATGTTTAATGTGTGTaatagggatgtcccgatccaatctaaagatcaatatcggctgccgatctggcatttttttagaagatcggaccAATCCGGGCCCGGTTCTGGGATGGGGGGGGTGTTAAAGAAATGTCGTGCcctctcaaatgaaagtttctgaaggtaggggaaaggaaaattaGCGGTTCAACAGCAGGAGggttagaggaattagtaaaacaccTGTAAGTTTCACTTTATGATCCGGTAGTGATGTGTGAGTCCGATTTTTTTCAACCTGCAGGACTTTTGGAGAATTATTTGACCTGCCCTAATCCAACCTGTGAGTAACCAGTTGCTCTGAACATCACTAATGTACGGTgtggaacacacccccatataacacctggacggacctgtccatagacgcactacagcagtggcaaacatacgtcCAATGGGcctaaaccggcccgccaaaggttgtaatttgtcccacagtctgaatttggaaagtgcagaaattatactaaagttcttcagagtcaaaagtgtcatagttgttttagttcaggttccacattcagcccaaatgtgATCTAcaggaaaataatagaataagaacctctaaataatgactccaaatttaaatcaaaatttaattgtaaaaagtcggtatcagatCAGTGTTGGACCGGTATcgacaaaactaatcctaaaaaaatcagATCGGTTCGTAAGttaaaaaatccagatcggaCATCACTAGTGTTTAACTTAC from Sphaeramia orbicularis chromosome 1, fSphaOr1.1, whole genome shotgun sequence includes these protein-coding regions:
- the LOC115426710 gene encoding N-acetylaspartate synthetase-like isoform X1: MDDDKLGKTEAHSIVVRSFEPSDKLEVQRIFYEGMMEMVSDTAFRGLRHHPESLLLYAAFTIGCLVITQCWWVIGLLPVSVLCARYFCSRRVIHAYLDCALQTDMGDVEGFYMKSPDSCLWVAVLEGKVVGLVAAVGHRTQTGTVELQRMSVDQNCRRRGVGMVLGRKVLEYAVTGGYSTVVLGTTAYNSAAHRLYQSLGFSCVGVTNGYTAPGTRQSVLERVFYRVRHHHYSLDVQRTKLKIL
- the LOC115426710 gene encoding N-acetylaspartate synthetase-like isoform X2, producing MDDDKLGKTEAHSIVVRSFEPSDKLEVQRIFYEGMMEMVSDTAFRGLRHHPESLLLYAAFTNSCLWVAVLEGKVVGLVAAVGHRTQTGTVELQRMSVDQNCRRRGVGMVLGRKVLEYAVTGGYSTVVLGTTAYNSAAHRLYQSLGFSCVGVTNGYTAPGTRQSVLERVFYRVRHHHYSLDVQRTKLKIL